A section of the Candidatus Hydrogenedentota bacterium genome encodes:
- a CDS encoding tRNA threonylcarbamoyladenosine dehydratase has translation MDNAHEQEDRLHRTRILVGDDGIDRLCQARVAVIGLGGVGGYAVEALARAGIGTLLLVDSDKVEPTNLNRQLLALTATIGHYKTKAAKERVASIHAGTEVITRCICLDESNIDDLGLTREWHVIDAIDDLSAKAALLRYLYDHQISCVASMGAGQRLDPLRIKVADISRSHGCPLARRLRQRLRALGIVKGIPCVFSDEVPLRGAAADAPTRDQPIGTISYLPALFGMMAAATIINTILHGDT, from the coding sequence ATGGACAATGCCCATGAACAAGAAGACCGGCTCCATCGCACCCGCATTTTGGTCGGCGATGATGGAATTGATCGTTTATGTCAGGCGCGTGTTGCGGTCATAGGTCTTGGCGGTGTGGGTGGTTATGCCGTTGAAGCCTTAGCACGGGCAGGGATCGGTACACTCCTGCTCGTGGATTCAGACAAGGTGGAGCCGACGAATCTGAATCGGCAGCTCCTCGCATTGACGGCTACGATAGGTCACTATAAAACGAAAGCGGCGAAAGAACGTGTCGCCTCCATCCATGCCGGGACGGAGGTTATAACGCGCTGTATTTGTCTGGATGAATCCAACATTGACGATTTAGGATTGACGAGGGAATGGCATGTCATTGATGCCATAGACGATCTGTCTGCCAAAGCGGCGCTGCTTCGCTACCTTTACGATCATCAGATTTCCTGTGTCGCCAGCATGGGCGCTGGGCAGCGTCTTGACCCGCTCCGGATCAAGGTGGCAGACATTAGCCGCAGCCATGGCTGTCCCCTTGCGCGCCGGCTGCGGCAACGGCTGCGCGCTTTGGGAATTGTCAAAGGCATTCCCTGTGTATTCTCTGATGAAGTGCCCTTACGAGGCGCGGCCGCAGACGCCCCCACGCGGGATCAGCCTATCGGAACGATTTCTTATTTACCTGCCCTCTTTGGCATGATGGCTGCCGCCACCATTATTAACACCATTCTACACGGAGACACTTGA
- a CDS encoding TatD family hydrolase, which produces MELVDVHCHLENDFFQSNLDETLSFARRAGVRKLITASAYPAQWSLSAELARRYEAVEFAVGIHPWYCPESVDSHLASLASAALGAVAIGEIGLDAKTQRYPMARQLDILIPQLELARDLELPVVLHCRGAFNELLMLLRKYGPERGGVVHNFSGSPELAEELIQHGFSFSMGGVLTWRNSPKRARLLRAIYPDHFMLETDAPDIPPVEARGTPNTPANILYVLRAASEILERPAEEIAAMTTRNAARLFDLHL; this is translated from the coding sequence ATGGAGCTTGTCGATGTACATTGTCATCTGGAAAACGATTTTTTCCAATCGAATCTGGATGAGACCTTAAGTTTTGCCCGACGGGCGGGAGTGCGTAAGTTGATCACGGCTTCCGCATATCCCGCCCAGTGGTCTCTTTCTGCCGAGCTGGCGCGCCGCTATGAAGCGGTGGAGTTCGCCGTGGGGATCCATCCTTGGTATTGTCCGGAAAGTGTTGATTCTCATCTTGCTTCGTTGGCATCGGCGGCGTTAGGAGCCGTTGCTATCGGTGAAATCGGCTTGGATGCGAAAACGCAGCGTTATCCCATGGCGCGGCAACTGGATATTTTGATTCCCCAACTAGAGCTTGCTCGGGACCTGGAGCTGCCTGTAGTGCTTCATTGCCGAGGTGCTTTCAATGAGCTGCTCATGCTGTTGAGGAAGTACGGTCCCGAACGGGGCGGCGTTGTGCACAACTTTTCCGGCAGCCCGGAGTTGGCGGAAGAACTGATCCAACACGGCTTTTCCTTCAGCATGGGCGGCGTGTTGACTTGGCGCAATAGTCCGAAGCGTGCGCGCTTGCTCCGTGCCATTTATCCGGATCATTTTATGTTGGAAACCGATGCGCCCGATATCCCACCTGTCGAGGCGCGGGGTACGCCGAACACGCCTGCCAATATTTTATACGTCCTTCGCGCTGCCTCAGAGATCTTGGAGCGACCGGCCGAGGAAATTGCCGCCATGACGACGCGCAACGCGGCGCGCCTTTTTGATCTTCATCTCTAA
- a CDS encoding sulfite exporter TauE/SafE family protein encodes MFSAYMLDGVSPLVFWIFVAIAILIQGISKSGFAGGAGILSIPLMMLVMPVDRVAASLLPLLILLDLNAIYHHRHNKDWKLIGRIYVPAVVGIILGSLVWWQVGEAGIEHYGVYIKKFVGVIALFMAFYIFAKEVSLEWVRDKKAGPYMAWVAGICAGFASTIAHAAGPIVSLFVFSQGLGKTLFVGTVAWCFTFINLTKLPFYIIVDLIDYSVLRFDLVLLPLIPLGSYLGKWMHFRVSEKLFNRIIMVLTLLAGIQLLLNINLVRWALEALYN; translated from the coding sequence ATGTTTTCTGCCTATATGCTTGACGGGGTATCGCCCCTTGTGTTTTGGATCTTTGTTGCCATTGCCATTCTCATCCAAGGCATTAGCAAATCCGGTTTTGCCGGCGGCGCGGGCATCCTGTCCATACCGTTAATGATGTTGGTCATGCCGGTAGACAGGGTAGCTGCGTCCCTGTTGCCACTCCTTATCCTCTTGGACTTGAACGCCATTTATCATCATCGGCACAACAAAGATTGGAAACTGATCGGCAGGATTTATGTACCGGCAGTGGTTGGCATTATTTTAGGCTCCCTCGTTTGGTGGCAGGTGGGCGAGGCGGGCATCGAACACTACGGCGTTTATATCAAAAAGTTTGTGGGTGTCATCGCATTGTTTATGGCTTTCTATATCTTTGCGAAAGAGGTGTCTTTGGAATGGGTTCGTGATAAAAAAGCCGGCCCATATATGGCTTGGGTTGCGGGAATTTGCGCGGGCTTCGCGTCGACCATCGCCCATGCTGCGGGGCCGATTGTCAGCCTCTTTGTCTTTTCGCAAGGTCTGGGCAAGACGCTTTTTGTGGGTACGGTGGCGTGGTGCTTTACCTTTATTAACTTAACGAAATTGCCCTTTTACATCATAGTCGATTTGATTGATTATTCTGTTCTGCGCTTCGATCTGGTGCTTCTTCCCTTGATTCCGCTCGGATCCTATCTGGGGAAATGGATGCACTTTCGGGTCTCTGAAAAGCTCTTTAATCGGATCATCATGGTCTTGACGCTACTGGCGGGAATTCAGCTGCTCTTAAACATTAACCTTGTTCGTTGGGCACTCGAGGCGCTTTACAACTGA
- a CDS encoding DNA methylase produces the protein MAYKPTLMTTTLWDFPSQQYGDESQGSKDYRGATPAYILWNLLQRYTKPGELVVDVMAGSGTTLDVARDLKRRALGYDVNVTRPDIFNCDARSLPLEDEKAAFVFLDPPYSTHIHYSDDPRCIGKLSARSEDYYLSMEKVFDEVDRILRPGRHMALYVSDSFQKGKAFCAIGFELYQRLCAHFDTTDIVCVTRRNKTLDKGNFHRAAIEGNYFLRGFNYLFIMQKNKEREKKG, from the coding sequence CGACGAATCACAAGGAAGCAAAGACTATCGCGGCGCCACCCCTGCCTACATCCTTTGGAACCTGCTCCAACGGTATACGAAGCCCGGTGAATTGGTGGTAGATGTGATGGCTGGCAGCGGAACCACTTTGGATGTTGCCCGTGATCTGAAGCGCCGTGCGCTGGGCTATGATGTGAATGTAACCCGTCCCGATATTTTTAATTGTGATGCCCGCTCCCTCCCTTTGGAAGATGAGAAGGCCGCCTTTGTTTTTTTAGATCCCCCTTATTCGACACATATCCACTACAGCGACGATCCCCGTTGTATTGGTAAATTAAGTGCGCGCTCCGAGGATTACTACCTTTCCATGGAAAAGGTATTTGACGAGGTCGACCGCATTCTCCGCCCCGGAAGGCATATGGCGCTGTATGTGAGCGACTCCTTTCAGAAAGGGAAAGCATTTTGCGCGATCGGTTTTGAGCTTTATCAACGTTTATGCGCACACTTCGACACGACCGACATTGTCTGTGTGACACGGCGCAATAAGACGCTGGACAAAGGGAATTTTCATCGAGCGGCTATAGAGGGCAATTATTTTTTGCGGGGCTTCAATTATCTCTTTATCATGCAAAAAAATAAAGAGCGAGAGAAAAAGGGCTGA
- a CDS encoding glucosamine-6-phosphate isomerase, producing the protein MRKRSVVAPDWWDYTTLDDALLADVASLTEKDIFQLSREGFQVVFHETLEDFYLAEALEYIEAWRDSTPDNPTGICGPIGPTEQLPLVARLVNALDLNLAKINAQFWSMDEWVEDGKPVAPTHPLSFKKADMDLCFNLMRPELRIRDENMHFPSIDLEGFGATFDAMRCMVMQGGQGDVKHWAFNDPPKREGQWIDEPPSPEEYCKLGSRMVDLHPMTIMQNARTSGGGRLSDVPTQAMTVGPVETWKSERVSIWQAGNHDNPFGMRLTAFMISKGLADSAVPMSLLANHPNVVFHYYRPAIGTCEVEMH; encoded by the coding sequence ATGCGTAAACGCAGTGTTGTCGCGCCCGATTGGTGGGATTATACAACCTTGGATGATGCCTTGCTGGCCGATGTAGCATCGTTGACCGAGAAGGATATTTTTCAGTTGTCACGGGAAGGCTTCCAAGTGGTGTTCCACGAGACGTTGGAAGATTTCTATCTGGCTGAGGCGCTGGAATATATTGAGGCGTGGCGTGATTCGACGCCGGACAATCCTACCGGTATTTGCGGGCCCATTGGTCCCACCGAACAATTGCCGCTGGTAGCGCGTCTGGTCAATGCACTTGATTTAAATTTGGCCAAGATCAACGCCCAGTTCTGGAGCATGGACGAATGGGTGGAAGATGGCAAGCCCGTCGCGCCGACCCATCCTTTGTCTTTTAAGAAGGCGGACATGGACCTTTGCTTCAATCTCATGCGCCCCGAACTGCGTATCCGCGATGAGAACATGCACTTCCCTTCCATTGATCTTGAGGGATTCGGTGCTACCTTCGACGCTATGCGCTGCATGGTCATGCAAGGCGGTCAGGGCGATGTGAAACATTGGGCGTTCAATGATCCACCGAAGCGTGAAGGTCAGTGGATTGACGAGCCGCCGTCGCCCGAAGAATATTGCAAACTTGGCTCGCGCATGGTCGACCTGCATCCCATGACGATTATGCAAAATGCACGCACTTCCGGCGGAGGGCGTTTGTCCGATGTACCCACGCAAGCCATGACTGTGGGACCTGTGGAAACGTGGAAATCGGAACGGGTTTCCATTTGGCAGGCAGGCAATCATGATAATCCTTTCGGCATGCGGCTCACGGCTTTCATGATCAGTAAAGGACTGGCAGACAGCGCCGTGCCTATGAGCCTCCTCGCCAACCACCCCAACGTGGTCTTCCATTATTACCGGCCTGCTATCGGCACCTGCGAAGTTGAGATGCATTAA